The sequence CGTACCCGGTACCGGCGGTGCGCGTCGTTGGACTTGAGGTAGTCGGCCTCGATGGCGTCGCGCTCCACGCCGACGGCGAGCAGCGACACGGCTATCGAGAGACCGGCGCGGTCCTTGCCCGCGGCACAGTGCATCAGGGCGGGGACGCTGTCCTCGGCCAGGGCGTGCAGCACCCGGCTGTGCTCGGCTGTGCGGTCCCTGATGATCGACCGGTACGAGGTGATCATGCGCTCCGCGCCCTTGGTGCCGGAGAGGATCGAGCGCAGCTGCTCGATGTCGCCGTCGCGGACCAGCCGCCAGAACTCCGCGCCGTCGGCCGGGTCCGAGAGCGGGATGTTGACATTGCGCACCCCGGCCAGCTCGACGTCATGGCCGTCCAGCCTCCGGTCGGCGGCGTTGCGGAAGTCGAAGACGGTGTGCAGGCCGAGCCCGCCGAGGATCGCCGTGTCCTGCTCCGTGGCGTGCGCCAGGTGACCGCTGCGGTAGAGCCGCCCGAACGCCACGCGGCGCCCGTCCGTCGTCGGGAGCCCG is a genomic window of Streptomyces sp. NBC_01237 containing:
- a CDS encoding tyrosine-protein phosphatase yields the protein MTQQVPQVPPTEAELTGVRNFRDVGGLPTTDGRRVAFGRLYRSGHLAHATEQDTAILGGLGLHTVFDFRNAADRRLDGHDVELAGVRNVNIPLSDPADGAEFWRLVRDGDIEQLRSILSGTKGAERMITSYRSIIRDRTAEHSRVLHALAEDSVPALMHCAAGKDRAGLSIAVSLLAVGVERDAIEADYLKSNDAHRRYRVRRTDMSETGMSQEVLELLNPLFGAHAEYLAAAFTAIEETWGTTDRYLTEGLKVTPETRERLRGRLLDPA